A portion of the Macrobrachium nipponense isolate FS-2020 chromosome 12, ASM1510439v2, whole genome shotgun sequence genome contains these proteins:
- the LOC135225027 gene encoding uncharacterized protein LOC135225027, which produces MARNVRFLLVLATAFVSILSPCTAQTANISVHFIGSPQFDFFMVPNMTFDIGQAKVVLPGLNSCGCRSACGVLNDGCKAWSLTHAVDGTTQCQIAQEGPLTIVPNKSENAEYFFKKSSVPGSYEWPADNLLYLLLDGTFSSQEAKKRCSMIPGHRLFIAKTQATYDYLSSLWSRYPSRPFFIADLVKKNQTEFVWGDGTTDHVTPGKIFQNDVVDYNLFILYDKQLDDAQESQHGPFRALCQANPLGTEW; this is translated from the exons ATGGCACGGAATGTGCGCTTCTTGTTGGTGCTAGCCACTGCTTTTGTGTCTATTCTGTCACCATGCACTGCGCAAACAGCTAATATATCAGTGCATTTCATAGGATCTCCTCAGTTCGATTTCTTCATGGTACCAAACATGACCTTTGACATCGGACAGGCTAAGGTTGTACTCCCAGGATTGAATAGTT GTGGCTGCCGCTCTGCTTGTGGTGTCCTTAATGACGGATgcaaagcttggtctttaactcACGCAGTGGATGGAACCACCCAATGTCAAATTGCTCAAGAAGGACCCTTGACCATTGTGCCTAATAAAAGTGAAAACGCAGAGTACTTCTTCAAGAAGT CTAGCGTTCCTGGGAGTTATGAATGGCCGGCAGACAACCTTCTGTATCTTCTACTTGATGGCACTTTCTCTTCCCAAGAAGCAAAGAAACGTTGTTCAATGATTCCTGGCCACAGGCTCTTCATCGCTAAGACACAAGCAACCTATGATTACCTCTCTAGTCTTTGGTCAAGATACCCTTCGC GCCCTTTTTTTATTGCGGACCTTGTCAAGAAGAATCAAACGGAATTCGTTTGGGGAGATGGAACAACTGACCATGTTACGCCtggaaaaatatttcagaacGACGTTGTTGATTATAATCTATTCATACTATATGATAAACAGCTTGATGACGCACAAGAAAGTCAGCATGGGCCCTTTCGAGCGCTTTGCCAAGCAAACCCATTAGGTACAGAATGGTAA